Proteins encoded within one genomic window of Brassica rapa cultivar Chiifu-401-42 chromosome A09, CAAS_Brap_v3.01, whole genome shotgun sequence:
- the LOC103840901 gene encoding phytosulfokines 3: MAKFTTIFIMALLLCSTLTYAARLTPMTTTSSSREDSVKETEGVKAAEENCKGIGEEECLIRRTLVAHTDYIYTQNHKH, encoded by the exons ATGGCTAAGTTCACAACCATTTTTATCATGGCCCTCCTTCTCTGCTCAACGCTAACATACGCAGCCCGGCTGACTCCGATGACAACCACCTCCTCTTCCAGAGAAGACTCCGTCAAG GAAACTGAAGGAGTTAAAGCTGCAGAAGAAAACTGCAAAGGAATTGGAGAAGAAGAGTGTTTGATT agACGAACTCTTGTTGCTCACACCGATTACATTTACACCCAGAATCACAAGCACTAG